A single Deltaproteobacteria bacterium IMCC39524 DNA region contains:
- a CDS encoding heavy-metal-associated domain-containing protein produces the protein MIKSPKLYLSLCLGLAALVAVWLFYPTGSNLANAALAEYQIEKMTCGSCIGNIETALVGLGGVGSVDINLTSNRGRVTYDPTLLDSQAIAEAITAAGYPAKLRFELDSEAYLALQQEQAQLGQEYLARIGDRLLARSDFEGLVTQRSRGAVASGQNAQLWKTVWQDVLQRELMLSSAEENKVVVLDGEVEARLDELRKGHQGLDDLLAKRYGSVDVFRARLHEDMIITRNIEDHVYAGITDPGAQKNKLQQWYAELQNKTDVVIFDSRLKAVSQGGGGCGSGGGGCCSS, from the coding sequence ATGATTAAAAGTCCTAAGCTTTATCTGTCTCTGTGCCTTGGCCTTGCTGCCCTTGTTGCCGTATGGCTCTTTTATCCCACGGGAAGCAATCTTGCCAACGCCGCTCTGGCTGAATACCAGATCGAAAAAATGACCTGTGGATCATGCATCGGCAATATTGAAACGGCGCTCGTTGGTCTTGGCGGTGTTGGTTCTGTCGATATCAACCTGACCAGCAACCGTGGCCGGGTTACTTACGATCCAACCCTACTGGACAGCCAGGCGATTGCCGAGGCTATTACTGCCGCTGGCTATCCGGCCAAGCTTCGCTTCGAGCTGGATTCTGAAGCATATCTTGCGTTGCAGCAGGAACAGGCCCAGCTCGGTCAGGAGTACCTTGCTCGTATCGGCGACCGTCTGCTTGCCCGGTCGGATTTTGAAGGTTTGGTCACGCAGCGCTCACGTGGCGCTGTGGCTTCAGGGCAGAACGCTCAGCTCTGGAAGACCGTCTGGCAGGATGTCTTGCAGCGTGAATTGATGTTGTCTTCTGCGGAAGAGAACAAGGTGGTTGTTCTGGATGGAGAAGTCGAGGCGAGGCTGGATGAGTTACGCAAGGGACATCAAGGGCTTGACGATCTGCTGGCTAAACGTTACGGCAGCGTGGATGTTTTTCGTGCCCGACTGCATGAGGATATGATTATCACAAGAAATATTGAAGATCATGTCTATGCCGGGATCACCGATCCTGGCGCGCAAAAAAACAAGCTGCAACAATGGTATGCAGAGCTGCAGAATAAAACCGACGTCGTTATCTTTGACAGTCGACTTAAGGCCGTCAGTCAGGGTGGCGGTGGCTGTGGCAGCGGTGGCGGTGGCTGTTGCAGCAGTTAA
- a CDS encoding DUF2318 domain-containing protein has protein sequence MSERESKREQFNEKPSARKKLMAPVAVLFLAVFAVGGWFLFGSTSVGGPEIVSAGQDGKVRLTATDFNDGKAKFYRFKGESGPVDFFVVRSNDGVIRSAFDTCDVCYKALKGYRQEGNDMVCNNCDQRFKTDMINVVKGGCNPAPLKRQQSGENVVIAANDIKAGAWYFKGATN, from the coding sequence ATGTCAGAACGCGAATCCAAGCGAGAACAATTTAACGAAAAACCTTCTGCGAGGAAGAAACTGATGGCTCCCGTTGCTGTGCTGTTCCTTGCCGTATTTGCTGTTGGCGGATGGTTCCTCTTTGGTTCGACGTCTGTCGGTGGACCGGAGATTGTCTCGGCCGGGCAGGATGGTAAGGTCCGTCTCACGGCGACCGATTTCAACGACGGTAAAGCCAAATTCTATCGCTTCAAAGGTGAGTCCGGGCCGGTCGATTTCTTTGTCGTGCGCAGCAATGATGGTGTGATCCGCAGCGCTTTTGACACCTGTGATGTTTGCTACAAAGCGCTCAAGGGATACCGCCAGGAAGGGAATGATATGGTCTGTAATAACTGCGATCAACGTTTTAAAACAGACATGATCAACGTGGTCAAGGGTGGTTGTAATCCTGCCCCGCTGAAACGTCAGCAATCTGGTGAAAATGTTGTCATCGCTGCAAATGACATCAAGGCAGGGGCCTGGTATTTCAAAGGCGCTACAAATTAA